Proteins from a genomic interval of Thamnophis elegans isolate rThaEle1 chromosome 2, rThaEle1.pri, whole genome shotgun sequence:
- the LOC116524025 gene encoding zinc finger protein 664-like has translation MDANVYTPMHREGFLPFEEVAVYFSKEEWSQLDPDQKALHWEVMLENYKNVASLGENENKDSGEPFQVFRKGDVMEKPAIQTEFQNQEGNLLNNWNKERSSPSIVSQMQDFSDQQEKLKKKYIEKDVRIFKETLNVNGPCPSQAKGGANMGKDKGKKYSWKFTPSQENRSLESQKSFHMGEKTNKCNEHGKKTVNKKTSTMEKPYKCMECGKDFGRRSKLTLHQRIHTGEKPYKCMECGMDFGRRSNLTVHQRIHTGEKPYKCMECGKGFIRNSSLISHQRMHTGEKPYKCMECGKGFRRSSELTLHQRMHTGEKPYKCMECGKGFRGSSNLTRHQRIHTGEKPYKCMECGKGFIQTNHLITHQRIHTGEKPYKCMKCGKGFIQNSNLTSHQRIHAGEKPYK, from the exons ATGGACGCAAATGtgtatacaccaatgcacaga gaGGGTTTTCTGCCCTTTGAGGAGGTGGCTGTTTATTTCTCCAAGGAGGAGTGGTCTCAACTGGATCCTGACCAAAAAGCTCTGCATtgggaagtcatgctggagaattaTAAGAATGTGGCCTCTCTTG GTGAGAATGAGAATAAAGACTCTGGAGAACCATTCCAAGTATTCAGAAAAGGAGATGTAATGGAGAAACCTGCAATTCAAACAGAATTCCAAAATCAGGAGGGAAACCTGTTGAATAACTGGAATAAGGAAAGGTCATCTCCTTCGATTGTTTCTCAGATGCaggacttttctgatcaacaagaaaAACTAAAGAAGAAATATATTGAGAAAGATGTTAGAATCTTCAAAGAGACATTAAATGTAAATGGACCGTGTCCATCACAAGCCAAAGGAGGAGCCAATATGGGCAAAGACAAAGGAAAGAAATACAGTTGGAAGTTCACACCTTCACAAGAAAATAGGTCTCTTGAATCTCAGAAAAGTTTTCACATGGGAGAGAAGACAAATAAATGCAATGAACATGGAAAAAAGACTGTTAATAAAAAGACATCCACaatggagaagccatataaatgcatggagtgtggaaaggactttggaagaCGCAGTAAGCTTACactccatcaaaggatccacacaggagagaagccatataaatgcatggagtgtggaatggACTTTGGAAGACGCAGTAATCTTACagtccatcaaaggatccacacaggagagaagccctataaatgcatggagtgtggaaagggctttatCCGAAACAGTAGCCTTATTTCCCATCAAAGGatgcacacaggggagaagccctataaatgcatggagtgtggaaagggattCAGAAGAAGCAGTGAACTTACACTCCATCAAAGGatgcacacaggggagaagccatataaatgcatggagtgtggaaagggcttcagggGAAGCAGTAATCTTACACgtcatcaaaggatccacacaggggagaagccctataaatgcatggagtgtggaaagggcttcatcCAAACCAATcaccttattacccatcaaaggatccacacaggggagaagccatataaatgcatgaagtgtggaaagggcttcatcCAAAACAGTAACCTTACtagccatcaaaggatccacgcaggggagaagccatataaatga